GGTTATCCCGACGCCAGCGCCGACGACCGCCGCGCCGCCCGTCAGCGTATCGAGTACCGCGCGCGCACCGAGTCCGGCAGCCCCACAGTCAGTGGCCCCGGCGCCAACGGTCATCGAGCCGAAGATCACGTTGCCGCCGACTCCGGTGAAAAATACGCCACCGGCGCCAACTCGTGCGGTGGGCACGTCTACGTCTACGTCTGCCCCGTCCACGCCTCCTCCTGCGAGCACCCGGCCAAAGTCCGCGATCACGCCCCACGTCACGCCACCCGCAGCGCCGCCTCCGGCGCAGAATCGAGTGACTGCCCTGGGCAAGCCGGTTACGCCGGCGTGGGTCGTGCAGGTGGCCAGCTTCACACAGGAATCGGCCGCCATTGCATTGCGTGATCGCTTGCGCAAGGATGGCTTCTCGGCTTACCTCGATCGCTTTTACGATACGGCGCGCAAGACACAGTATTACCGTGTGAGGGTCGGACCCAGGCTGGCATATGCCGAAGCGCAAAAGCAATTGAAAAAAATTGCACAAGCCGTCAGGCTCAAAGGTCTTGTGGTGCCGTATCGATGAACTGGGTCGATTTCCTGATCGTGGGCATTCTGGCCGTATCGGTCATCGTAAGCCTGTTCCGCGGTTTTGTGCGTGAGGCTTTGTCGCTGCTGAGTTGGGTAGCGGCGTTCTGGGTCGGTTTGGTGTTTGCGTCACGGTTGGCGGAGTTGCTGCCGGGCGCGATCACTTCGGCGTATCTGCGCCTGGGCGTGGCCTTTGGCATCCTCTTCATCCTGACTCTCGTGCTCGGGGCGCTGTTCAATAATTTCGTGGCCAGGCTCGTGCAACGCACCGGTCTATCGGGTACCGACCGGGCCTTGGGTGCATTTTTTGGTGTTTTTCGCGGAGTGGCGATGGTGGTCGTGCTGATTCTGTTCGCCGGGATGACAGCGTTGCCGCAGGACGCCTGGTGGCACCACTCGCTGTTTCTTCATTATTTCCAGGATCTGGCAATCTGGGTGCGCGGTCTGTTGCCGGCGCATCTGGCGCAGCAGATATCATTTGCCTGACGGGCGTACACTGTTCAACCCGGATAACCCATTAGGCGAGACGATGATTGCGCAGAGGTCTGGATTCAATCAAGTTGGAAGGAAGGTGCCTGAATGTGCGGCATTATCGGCATAGTGGGGCGAGCCCCCGTCAATCAGGCGTTGTATGACGGTCTGACTGTTTTGCAACACCGCGGGCAGGATGCTGCAGGCATCGTCACCTTTGACCAGGGCAAGCTGTATCTGCGCAAGGGCAATGGGTTGGTACGCGACGTATTTCATTCCCGGCATATGCAGGAACTGGTCGGTCACGTCGGCATTGGTCACGTGCGCTACCCGACCGCCGGTTCGTCCTCGTCCGCCGAGGCGCAACCGTTCTATGTCAATTCACCCTTCGGCATCACGTTGGGTCACAACGGTAATCTGATTAACACCGAGGCCCTCAAGCGCGAGTTGTTCCGCGAGGATCGCAGGCACATCAATACCGAGTCGGATTCTGAGGTGCTGCTGAACGTGTTCGCGCAGGAACTGTTGCATCAGGAGCCGACCGATCTGGCTCCGGAACATGTGTTCAACGCCGTCAATGCCGTGCACAGGCGGTGCAAGGGCGCGTATGCCGTCGTTGCGATGATCAACGGGCACGGTATCGTTGCCTTCCGCGATCCCTTCGGCATCAGGCCGGTGGTCTATGGTATGCGCGAGACGCCCGAGGGCATCGAGTATATGGTCGCCTCGGAAAGCGTGGCGCTCGTCGCGCTTGGGTTCAAGCTGATCCGCGATCTGGCGCCCGGCGAGGCGGTGTATATCGATTTCGAGGGCAATCTGCATACCCGGCAGTGCGCGGAGCATCCTGTTTATGCGCCGTGCATTTTCGAGCATGTCTATTTCGCCCGGCCCGACTCGATACTGGATGATGTGTTCGTGCACCGCGCGCGCATGCGTATGGGAGTCTATCTCGGGCAGAAGCTGCAGCGTGAATGGCCGGATCACGATATCGATGTCGTCATCCCGATTCCGGAAACCAGCCGCACCTCGGCGTTGGAATTGGCCATGCAACTGGGCGTTAAATACCGCGAAGGTTTTATCAAGAACCGCTATATCGCACGTACATTTATTATGCCGGGACAGACGCAGCGCAAGAAATCGGTGCGCCAGAAACTCAATCCGATCGAGATGGAGTTCAATGGCAAGAACGTGCTTCTGGTGGACGATTCCATCGTGCGCGGGACGACTTCGCGAGAAATCGTGATGATGGCGCGCGAGGCGGGTGCGCGTAAGGTTTATTTCGCCTCCGCATCGCCGCCGGTGCGTTACCCCAATATCTACGGAATCGATATGCCGGCCGCGCACGAGTTGATCGCGCATGGGCGCACTGTGGATGAAATCGCCCAGGCGATCTGTGCCGACCGTTTGTTCTATCAGGACCTCGACGACCTCATCCGAGCCGTACGCAAAGGCAACCCCAAGCTGGAGCAATTCGACACGGCAGTGTTCGACGGCCACTATGTCACGGGCGTCGATCCGGCATATCTCGCCGCACTCGAAATCTCGCGCGCCGATGGGCAACGCGCTCCCCGGGCGTCACGCCAGGCGCATCTTGATTTGCACAACACGGCCTGAGTCGGCGCCCATGACGGCCCGTGGAAATCCACCCGATCGCGCCGGCCTGAAGATTCTGGCAGGTGACTTGGCCCGGCTCTATCCTGAACGCGATGACGGACGCCTGGCCGTCGTCGATGTTGCCTTACAGTGTCTGTACTTCCTGGTGGGGGGCGAGTTGCGGACAACGTATGCCGTCTCGACGGCAACGCGTGGTACCGGTAATCGACGTGACAGCTATCAGACGCCGCTCGGCGTATTCTGCATCGCCGAGAAATACGGCGACAACGCGCAACCGGGAGCCGTGTTCAAGGGGCGACGGCTCACCGGAGAACTCGCCGGAATTCTGACCGACCCGGCTGACCGTGCACGGAGCGATTTTGTGGTCACCCGCATCCTCAGGCTCAGCGGTTTGCAGCCAGGCTTCAATCAGGGCGGTGAGGTCGATACTTACGAGCGCTACATCTACATTCACGGCACGCCTGAGGAGAACCGCATCGGTACGCCTGCTTCGCAGGGCTGTGTGCGGATGCGTAACGCCGACATTGTCGAACTGTACGAACAGATACCGGTCGATACATTGGTCTGCATTGTGCCGGGTACTGGGGCTCGATACGTTGTTCCGGAGCCTGAAAGCGAGTCGGGCGAACGCGTGCAACAACAGGCTGCAGATGGGTTGTCCGAGGGTTAATCCAGATAATCCATCAGGTGAGATTATTTGTGTAATCGTTTGAAATAAATTGACATTGTTCCAGATCGACAATACCGCAACAATGCGCCCATAGGAAAATTCTCTGTGAACCCAAAGACCGGCGCAATCTTCACCTCGCCTCATGGGATGCCCGGCTTTAATAAACCGTAATGGCGAGTCTGGTCATACATCGATAGGGTTTCGCCGCGTGTACGCGTTGGAGTGTCTTTAGCATGGTTCGTCGAGTGTTTGTGGGTCTGCTGTTATCCGTTCTGGTCGTCGGCTTCGCGCTGCCGGCGGCTGCCGCACAATTACGCGTCATGCCTGATGGACGTTTGCCTGTACCGATGATCGGTGTGGCCGTCAGTGTCTCGCCACACGGTAATCTCACAACGGTCGGTGGCTTCACCGGTCGGCATTCGCTTGCCGAAATTTATACGCGACGCGCTGGCCGCTGGCAGGTGTTGGCCCATTTGCCTGCACCGATGCACGACGCCGCATCGGGCTGGCTGAACGGAACCCTGTTCATATTCGGCGGCGGGCAGGCGTATTCAACGCGCGATTTGTTCCGCGTACAGGGCGGGCATACGGTGCGTGTCGCCTATCTGGGGCATCCGTTGTCGGATGCCATAGCGCGCCCCTATCGCTGGCACGGCGAGCAGGGACTGATTTTGGTCGGCGGTCATGGCGGCCCTCCCGTGCGCAAGGTTTATTTCATTACCGGTCATGCGGGGCATACCCGATGGCATACGCTGTTCAGCCTTCCGGTCGGAGTGCGGTATGCAGCCGTTGCAGTGGATGGGCGGACGGTCTACATCGCAGGCGGATTGGCCACGCGGGGACATGTCGACACGGCATGGGCCTGGCGCCCGGGCGACACGGGCCCGGTGCGGCTGCCGGCATTACCTCAATCGTTGGATAAGGCGGCGGCTTTTGCCTGGCATGGCACGGTGTATGTTGTGGGTGGCCTGCGCAACGGTGGCCGCGTGAGCGCCGATATTCTGGCTTATCGCCCAGGGCAGCGGGCATGGCGGGTTGCCGGCCACTTACCCAGGCCGCTCGCCGATATGGGTTACGTGCAGAAAGGGCCGAACGGTTATCTGCTGGGCGGCATGACCGACGGCAACCCGCAGAGCGCGAGTGACGGAGTTTTGCGCCTGCGCTT
This genomic stretch from Acidihalobacter ferrooxydans harbors:
- a CDS encoding SPOR domain-containing protein yields the protein MDKRLQHRLIGAAVIIALAVIFLPMLLTGGGSTGKISMKMQIPPEPSYSFNGAAQPPATAQTVAVTPVKVIPTPAPTTAAPPVSVSSTARAPSPAAPQSVAPAPTVIEPKITLPPTPVKNTPPAPTRAVGTSTSTSAPSTPPPASTRPKSAITPHVTPPAAPPPAQNRVTALGKPVTPAWVVQVASFTQESAAIALRDRLRKDGFSAYLDRFYDTARKTQYYRVRVGPRLAYAEAQKQLKKIAQAVRLKGLVVPYR
- a CDS encoding CvpA family protein, producing MNWVDFLIVGILAVSVIVSLFRGFVREALSLLSWVAAFWVGLVFASRLAELLPGAITSAYLRLGVAFGILFILTLVLGALFNNFVARLVQRTGLSGTDRALGAFFGVFRGVAMVVVLILFAGMTALPQDAWWHHSLFLHYFQDLAIWVRGLLPAHLAQQISFA
- the purF gene encoding amidophosphoribosyltransferase; translated protein: MCGIIGIVGRAPVNQALYDGLTVLQHRGQDAAGIVTFDQGKLYLRKGNGLVRDVFHSRHMQELVGHVGIGHVRYPTAGSSSSAEAQPFYVNSPFGITLGHNGNLINTEALKRELFREDRRHINTESDSEVLLNVFAQELLHQEPTDLAPEHVFNAVNAVHRRCKGAYAVVAMINGHGIVAFRDPFGIRPVVYGMRETPEGIEYMVASESVALVALGFKLIRDLAPGEAVYIDFEGNLHTRQCAEHPVYAPCIFEHVYFARPDSILDDVFVHRARMRMGVYLGQKLQREWPDHDIDVVIPIPETSRTSALELAMQLGVKYREGFIKNRYIARTFIMPGQTQRKKSVRQKLNPIEMEFNGKNVLLVDDSIVRGTTSREIVMMAREAGARKVYFASASPPVRYPNIYGIDMPAAHELIAHGRTVDEIAQAICADRLFYQDLDDLIRAVRKGNPKLEQFDTAVFDGHYVTGVDPAYLAALEISRADGQRAPRASRQAHLDLHNTA
- a CDS encoding L,D-transpeptidase — protein: MTARGNPPDRAGLKILAGDLARLYPERDDGRLAVVDVALQCLYFLVGGELRTTYAVSTATRGTGNRRDSYQTPLGVFCIAEKYGDNAQPGAVFKGRRLTGELAGILTDPADRARSDFVVTRILRLSGLQPGFNQGGEVDTYERYIYIHGTPEENRIGTPASQGCVRMRNADIVELYEQIPVDTLVCIVPGTGARYVVPEPESESGERVQQQAADGLSEG